A single region of the Bacteroidota bacterium genome encodes:
- a CDS encoding polyphosphate kinase, whose protein sequence is MQHIKLSDIDTLPAKSIDKDDCEKATKKYINTLSELQNVLFAQQKFSLLVILQGMDASGKDGVIKEVFSGVNPMGCHVQGFKKPTEEEMSHDFLWRIHRNMPAKGMIQIFNRSHYEDVVIQKVHKWVDDATIQRRYDHINAFEKLIQENGTVILKFYLHVSPKEQLERLEERLSDPRKMWKYNANDIEESKRWPEYMDAYETAFNKCSPEIPWNVIPADKNWYKEYLIAKKIVEALQALDLKYPELPGK, encoded by the coding sequence ATGCAGCATATTAAACTTTCAGATATTGACACCCTTCCGGCTAAAAGTATAGACAAGGATGATTGTGAAAAAGCAACAAAAAAATACATTAACACGTTGAGTGAATTACAAAACGTACTGTTTGCCCAGCAGAAATTCAGTCTGTTAGTTATTTTACAGGGAATGGATGCCAGTGGGAAAGATGGTGTAATTAAGGAAGTGTTTTCGGGTGTAAATCCAATGGGTTGTCATGTTCAGGGGTTTAAAAAGCCTACGGAAGAAGAAATGAGCCATGATTTTTTATGGCGTATACATCGAAATATGCCTGCAAAAGGTATGATTCAAATTTTCAACCGCTCTCATTATGAGGATGTTGTAATCCAAAAAGTGCATAAATGGGTTGATGATGCCACCATTCAACGCCGTTACGACCATATCAACGCCTTCGAAAAACTTATTCAGGAAAATGGCACTGTTATACTCAAATTTTATCTGCATGTGAGTCCGAAGGAGCAGCTTGAGCGCCTAGAAGAGCGCCTTTCTGACCCCCGAAAAATGTGGAAATACAATGCTAACGACATCGAAGAAAGCAAGCGCTGGCCCGAATACATGGATGCATACGAAACCGCATTTAACAAATGCAGCCCCGAAATTCCATGGAATGTAATTCCTGCCGATAAAAACTGGTACAAAGAATATCTTATCGCAAAAAAAATCGTGGAAGCTTTGCAGGCACTGGATTTGAAATATCCTGAGCTGCCTGGTAAATAA
- a CDS encoding T9SS type A sorting domain-containing protein — protein sequence MGKIKTYTFKVLVFCCILCGWMTLPAQILSDFTASDETWKVYNEPSGGAPGLPINWSATGGNPGGYVFETDISVGAWGWMGPTEFKGDLSAYYDCYLSFDLYQTSHLGIMTNYYDVMIFNTTGDTMVYNYTDPVVINTWLNYIITLNDAAGWKYGSSIAGAAPAATAAQMLAILSDVSKIRIRAEYSGLTYETNGIDNVLISCALLLPVELLEFKAEVAGERVAKLTWSTASENNCNGFQVEKSVNFTEFDSIGFIPGNGTTPFTHTYDFYDNNFNTSAYYRIREVNFEGRKFSSDIVYLKNENSNIVTTMVYPNPTSDNIVIIADDVNPVLQYIITDCEGRTLLEAPVESYTGLFKKSISMAKFPSGIYTVTFIKEQGSDTQLFTLAK from the coding sequence TTGGGCAAAATCAAAACATACACGTTTAAAGTCCTGGTTTTCTGCTGCATTTTATGTGGATGGATGACCCTGCCTGCGCAGATTTTGAGCGATTTTACTGCAAGTGATGAAACTTGGAAAGTTTATAATGAACCTTCAGGTGGCGCCCCGGGGCTTCCCATAAATTGGTCCGCTACAGGTGGTAATCCCGGTGGTTATGTTTTTGAAACCGATATTTCAGTTGGAGCTTGGGGATGGATGGGGCCAACAGAATTTAAGGGTGACCTTTCGGCATATTACGACTGTTACCTGAGTTTCGATTTATATCAAACTTCGCATTTGGGTATTATGACTAATTATTATGATGTCATGATTTTTAATACTACCGGCGATACAATGGTTTATAATTATACGGACCCGGTTGTAATAAACACTTGGCTTAATTATATAATAACACTTAACGATGCGGCGGGTTGGAAATATGGTTCATCAATAGCGGGAGCCGCTCCGGCTGCTACTGCAGCACAAATGTTGGCTATTTTGAGTGATGTAAGTAAAATCCGCATCAGAGCAGAATACTCCGGATTAACCTACGAAACCAACGGTATCGACAATGTTTTAATATCATGCGCACTACTTTTACCTGTTGAACTCCTCGAATTTAAAGCAGAAGTTGCAGGCGAAAGGGTTGCAAAACTCACCTGGTCAACAGCAAGCGAAAACAACTGCAATGGCTTCCAGGTTGAAAAAAGCGTAAATTTTACAGAATTTGACTCAATCGGGTTTATTCCGGGCAACGGAACAACACCATTTACTCATACCTATGATTTTTATGATAACAATTTCAATACATCAGCATACTATAGAATAAGAGAAGTAAATTTTGAAGGGAGGAAATTCAGTTCAGATATTGTTTACCTTAAAAATGAAAACAGCAACATTGTTACAACCATGGTGTATCCCAACCCTACTTCTGATAATATTGTAATCATAGCCGATGATGTTAATCCTGTATTGCAATACATCATTACAGATTGCGAAGGAAGAACTTTATTGGAAGCCCCTGTTGAGTCATACACCGGATTATTCAAAAAAAGCATCAGCATGGCAAAGTTTCCTTCCGGCATATACACGGTCACTTTTATTAAGGAACAGGGCTCGGATACGCAACTTTTCACCCTTGCTAAATAA
- a CDS encoding NADH-quinone oxidoreductase subunit A, producing MEQSIANTQLLDYAAIFVQFIVAAGFVVTTIYFAQKIGPKHKSVKKFESFECGLDSIGNARLPFSVKYFLVAILFVLFDVEVIFFYPWAVNFRELGEAGFVKMLAFIAPLLLGYFYIIKKGALKWE from the coding sequence ATGGAACAATCAATAGCGAATACACAGTTACTGGATTATGCAGCCATTTTTGTGCAATTTATTGTGGCGGCAGGTTTCGTTGTTACCACAATTTATTTCGCTCAAAAAATCGGCCCGAAACATAAGTCGGTAAAGAAATTTGAAAGTTTTGAATGTGGTTTGGATTCCATCGGAAATGCACGTTTGCCTTTTTCAGTGAAATACTTTCTGGTGGCAATTTTATTTGTGTTGTTTGATGTGGAAGTAATTTTCTTTTATCCCTGGGCCGTTAATTTTCGGGAACTAGGTGAAGCAGGATTTGTTAAAATGTTAGCGTTCATAGCGCCTCTGCTCCTCGGCTACTTTTATATTATTAAAAAGGGTGCCCTGAAGTGGGAATAA
- a CDS encoding SBBP repeat-containing protein: MKNSIFLTCLIGIANLVSAQWTNTYNGQGDFSDVFNVVAADASGNSFQAGYTINPDLSKDILLVKLNNSGDTVWTRIFNGLGNGPDEAIAMTIDNGENILLTGYQKGSGTGYDIVTLKYNTDGNLLWTATYNYTTNEFDQGNAIITDDAGNVYVAGQSDKDVTLNNNDDYLVVKYNSAGIQQWVKRTNGLGNSTDRPSAITLDGDGNLFVTGRSDNGADDDYFTVKYNGSTGVELWKNYYDRTHHDRATDIVCNTTNGRVYITGRSGNGDNYDYATICYDGSGTEIWQGIFDYVDDDRATQIGIDNSGNIYVTGQSDVNASAIGINYDILTVKYNSSGVLQFSQSFGSADGDDIPAGMVVDAGGLIYIAGSSDQDASADIENDITTLCYNSTGTLQWSTTFSANTSSNDIAKGITINSTGKIITCGYSENIPNKDAVALQLTTSGTNNWDYAYNGIGDNADNVHAIYRDNSNNVYLAGYTFGYEQDRNFMVMKLGASGTQQWIKTINGSSNTQSTDDALAIAQDNSGNIYAAGFVKNSGTGYDMMLAKYSAAGDSLWAQQYNYDAANETDKAVAIAIDAENNIYVTGRSDQDATIISNDDVVTLKYTASGVLSWEKRYNGGGNGLDNSKLIRISDAGNIFVCGKTFNGSNLDMLLIKYNTAGVQQWAKTFDRSSGDDEAISMVIDAEENIYVAGQTTSANNDLDVTLLAYNTSGALQYSKHYDSGSTGNDETKSISIDAENNLVIAATTASDTDALTLNGDITVIKFDINGNVLWDETFANELNDDASEAAVDANNNIIVTGQTDNGTGGLINYDYVTLKYSSDGILNETEVFNGTGNASDVPNTLLAFENEIYVTGGSYGNTSQRDIVTILYGTTPEHIFNNNITVQLNIYPNPATTNITVALDFASIANGTSVELSITDISGRIVKTISCGAEEKLNINCANLPAGTYLLNVISNNKIVSTNTFILN, translated from the coding sequence ATGAAAAACAGTATTTTTTTAACTTGCCTAATCGGGATCGCAAACCTCGTTTCTGCACAATGGACCAATACCTATAATGGTCAAGGTGATTTTAGTGATGTATTTAATGTTGTAGCTGCAGATGCAAGTGGAAATAGTTTTCAGGCAGGATATACCATTAACCCGGATTTAAGTAAAGATATTTTACTGGTTAAATTAAATAATAGTGGTGATACCGTTTGGACACGCATATTTAATGGATTGGGAAATGGACCGGATGAAGCAATTGCAATGACAATTGATAATGGTGAAAATATTTTATTAACCGGATATCAAAAAGGTAGCGGAACAGGTTATGATATAGTAACCTTAAAATATAATACAGATGGAAATTTATTGTGGACAGCAACATATAATTATACCACAAATGAATTTGACCAGGGCAATGCAATTATTACTGACGATGCCGGTAATGTATATGTTGCCGGCCAGAGTGATAAAGATGTAACCTTAAATAATAATGATGATTATCTGGTAGTAAAATATAATAGCGCAGGTATTCAACAATGGGTTAAAAGAACCAATGGTTTAGGAAACAGCACCGACAGGCCTTCTGCTATAACTTTAGATGGTGACGGAAATTTATTTGTAACCGGCCGTTCAGATAATGGAGCAGATGATGATTATTTTACTGTAAAGTATAATGGCAGCACAGGTGTTGAATTATGGAAAAATTATTACGACAGAACACATCACGACAGAGCAACAGATATTGTATGTAATACTACAAATGGTCGTGTTTATATAACAGGCAGAAGTGGTAATGGTGACAATTATGATTATGCAACAATTTGTTATGATGGCAGCGGAACAGAAATATGGCAAGGCATTTTCGATTATGTAGATGACGACAGAGCCACACAAATTGGCATCGACAATAGTGGCAATATTTATGTAACCGGACAAAGTGACGTAAACGCTTCTGCAATCGGAATTAATTACGATATTTTAACTGTAAAATATAATTCATCAGGCGTATTACAATTTTCACAATCGTTCGGCAGTGCCGATGGGGATGATATTCCTGCTGGAATGGTTGTTGATGCCGGAGGTTTAATTTATATCGCAGGCAGCAGCGATCAGGATGCTTCTGCTGATATTGAAAATGATATTACTACACTTTGTTATAATAGTACAGGCACATTACAATGGAGTACCACTTTTAGTGCAAATACATCAAGCAATGATATTGCAAAAGGAATAACCATAAATTCAACAGGAAAAATTATTACCTGTGGCTACAGTGAAAATATACCAAACAAAGATGCTGTTGCATTACAATTAACTACATCCGGAACAAATAATTGGGATTATGCTTACAATGGAATTGGCGATAATGCCGACAACGTACATGCCATTTACAGAGACAACAGCAATAATGTTTATTTAGCAGGATATACTTTCGGATACGAACAGGATAGAAATTTCATGGTGATGAAATTGGGTGCATCAGGCACTCAACAATGGATTAAAACAATTAATGGCAGCAGCAATACACAAAGCACAGATGATGCATTGGCAATTGCTCAGGATAACAGTGGAAATATTTACGCCGCCGGTTTTGTAAAAAACAGTGGCACCGGTTATGATATGATGCTCGCAAAATACAGTGCAGCAGGTGATTCATTATGGGCACAACAATACAACTATGATGCTGCAAACGAAACAGATAAGGCTGTAGCAATTGCAATTGATGCCGAAAATAATATATATGTAACCGGCCGAAGCGATCAGGATGCCACAATTATTTCGAATGATGATGTGGTTACATTAAAATATACTGCATCCGGTGTTTTAAGCTGGGAAAAAAGATATAATGGCGGAGGTAATGGATTGGACAATTCTAAATTAATTCGCATTTCTGATGCAGGAAATATATTTGTTTGCGGTAAAACATTTAATGGCAGCAATTTAGATATGCTGTTGATAAAATACAATACTGCAGGTGTTCAACAATGGGCAAAAACATTCGACCGCAGTAGTGGTGATGACGAGGCAATTAGTATGGTAATTGATGCTGAAGAAAATATTTATGTTGCCGGCCAAACCACTAGTGCTAACAACGATTTAGATGTTACTTTATTAGCATACAATACCAGTGGTGCATTACAATACAGTAAACATTATGATTCAGGTTCAACAGGCAATGATGAAACAAAAAGTATTAGTATCGATGCAGAAAATAATTTAGTTATTGCCGCGACAACCGCTTCTGACACCGATGCATTAACCTTAAATGGAGACATTACAGTAATTAAATTTGATATCAACGGAAATGTTTTATGGGATGAAACATTTGCAAATGAATTGAATGATGATGCAAGTGAAGCAGCTGTTGATGCAAATAATAATATTATTGTTACAGGACAAACAGATAATGGAACCGGTGGATTAATTAATTACGACTACGTTACATTAAAATATTCTTCAGATGGCATTTTAAATGAAACAGAAGTATTTAATGGCACCGGCAATGCCTCTGATGTGCCGAATACACTGCTTGCATTTGAAAATGAAATTTATGTAACAGGCGGAAGTTATGGTAACACTTCTCAACGCGATATCGTAACTATTTTATATGGCACCACACCGGAGCATATTTTTAATAACAACATTACAGTGCAATTAAATATTTATCCAAACCCGGCAACAACTAATATAACAGTAGCGCTCGACTTCGCATCAATTGCAAATGGAACATCGGTTGAGCTTTCAATAACGGACATTTCGGGAAGAATTGTTAAAACAATTTCGTGTGGTGCGGAAGAAAAATTAAATATCAACTGCGCTAACCTTCCGGCCGGCACTTATTTACTCAACGTAATTTCAAACAACAAAATAGTATCAACAAACACCTTCATTTTAAATTAA
- a CDS encoding sigma-70 family RNA polymerase sigma factor: MNNASNIQANEEALITGLQTQDSSVLKIVYEKYASALFGVISRMVKDDHLAEDVLQEAFLKIWNNAASYEASKGRLFTWMLNICRNAAIDKMRSKGFKNNKQTASDETVLLENPTKIYDDIKPDTIGIKDLVEKLKPEWKQLIDLIYFKGYTHQEVSEELQMPLGTVKTRLRSAIIELRNII, encoded by the coding sequence GTGAACAACGCTTCGAACATACAGGCAAACGAAGAGGCGCTCATCACGGGATTGCAGACTCAGGATTCGTCCGTGCTCAAAATCGTTTATGAGAAATACGCTTCAGCGCTATTTGGCGTCATTTCGCGTATGGTTAAAGATGACCATCTTGCAGAGGATGTTCTGCAGGAAGCGTTCTTGAAAATCTGGAACAATGCTGCATCATATGAAGCCTCAAAAGGGCGCTTATTTACCTGGATGCTGAATATTTGCCGAAATGCTGCCATCGATAAAATGCGCAGCAAAGGGTTTAAAAATAATAAGCAGACAGCGAGTGATGAAACAGTATTACTGGAAAATCCAACCAAAATTTACGACGATATCAAGCCCGATACTATAGGTATCAAGGATTTGGTGGAGAAGTTAAAACCGGAATGGAAACAGTTGATCGACCTCATTTATTTTAAAGGATACACCCATCAGGAGGTATCTGAAGAGCTGCAAATGCCATTGGGGACGGTCAAAACCAGATTACGAAGCGCAATAATTGAATTACGAAATATCATATAA
- a CDS encoding NADH-quinone oxidoreductase subunit B, translating into MAEVVKVTEAPEMYTGEGYGLTRLEKIVGLARANSIWPLPFATSCCGIEFMATMGATYDLGRFGAERLSFSPRQADLLMVMGTISKKMGPVLKQVYIQMAEPKWVIAVGACASSGGIFDTYSVLQGIDKVIPVDVYVPGCPPPPEAILDGIIKIQELIKTESFRRRESDEYQKLLTSYGIE; encoded by the coding sequence ATTGCCGAAGTGGTAAAAGTTACAGAAGCACCGGAAATGTATACAGGCGAAGGCTACGGTCTTACCCGCCTCGAAAAAATTGTAGGCCTGGCCCGAGCTAACTCGATTTGGCCCCTCCCTTTTGCAACCTCTTGTTGTGGAATCGAATTTATGGCAACCATGGGCGCTACTTACGACCTCGGCCGTTTTGGTGCCGAACGTTTAAGTTTTTCTCCCCGTCAGGCCGATTTATTAATGGTAATGGGTACCATCTCGAAAAAAATGGGACCGGTACTCAAACAGGTGTATATTCAAATGGCTGAACCTAAATGGGTTATTGCTGTTGGAGCCTGCGCATCAAGCGGTGGAATTTTTGATACTTATTCAGTTTTACAAGGTATCGATAAAGTAATTCCTGTTGATGTTTACGTGCCGGGTTGTCCGCCTCCGCCTGAGGCAATCCTCGATGGAATTATTAAAATTCAGGAACTCATTAAAACGGAAAGTTTTAGAAGAAGAGAATCTGATGAATATCAAAAATTATTAACCAGCTACGGAATAGAATGA
- a CDS encoding AAA family ATPase, protein MAKKNEEKKRFKFKEMKVYGSLENFFGNQKNYRIVFDETEVCYVNVELQLFNILFDEEEWKTKVKIKASEYYDNKEMCNIDKDIIVTPDQNVIMIREGWGTPNPGWWKKGTYKWEVFLDDVLVGTNYFYITANGQVTASNNPYFDFNTIKLFNSPKGTLAREQRKYMTAFNKDTAQYISIELDMNNKITHEKYFPLELNLYFYNDTRQLKGACYWFEHVNDSRKNIVMDVGYGAEGTGFWYPDKYTCEVVFMDNIVAIVPFEVGTADIELTGTPVWLTNIGQGDQVHAVVAEQTDEATFESAKKELDELIGLQTVKTEINELTTYLKFLKIRQEKGFEEKNRINLNMVFTGNPGTGKTTVARMLGKIYKALGLLKRPDVTEVGRVDLVAEYIGQTAPKTKAAIDRARGGILFIDEAYALSDRGDDGKDFGKEVIEVIIKEMSDGPGDVAFIFAGYPKEMRDFLNSNPGLSSRVAQVINFPDYNPDELMDIAAYDSNKRGVKISEEAKNLVYMKVVEAYRNRDNKFGNARYVNSIIEEAKQNMALRLMKSENPENLTNEDLSTINLIDVEEIFGMGIAKKSELPIDEVLLQDAMSQLKELTGMANVKNEIEETVKLVRYYKEIGRDVKKSFSLHTVFTGNPGTGKTTVARILVKIFKALGILERGHLIETDREGMVAGYVGQTAIKADSMIEAAMGGGLFIDEAYALSQGGENDFGREAIETLLKRMEDHRGEFIVIVAGYTENMARFLESNPGLKSRFDKFIHFEDYQPEELFEITANLLNKEFLFLNEEAATHLKSYIGVLVANRNKYFGNARTMRKIVADIVHHQNLRMAGIPAAQRTPEMIKTVTIDDVKGFTVDGELNTTARESIGFKLGAGNKNPN, encoded by the coding sequence ATGGCAAAAAAGAATGAAGAAAAAAAGCGCTTTAAGTTTAAAGAAATGAAAGTGTATGGTTCGTTGGAAAATTTTTTCGGCAACCAAAAAAATTATCGTATTGTTTTTGATGAAACAGAAGTGTGTTATGTAAATGTTGAATTACAACTTTTCAATATTTTATTTGACGAAGAAGAATGGAAAACAAAAGTAAAAATTAAAGCAAGCGAATATTATGATAATAAGGAGATGTGTAATATCGATAAAGATATTATTGTAACTCCCGACCAAAATGTAATTATGATTCGCGAAGGATGGGGAACACCTAATCCGGGATGGTGGAAAAAAGGTACGTATAAATGGGAAGTATTTTTAGATGATGTATTAGTTGGTACCAATTATTTTTATATCACCGCTAATGGCCAGGTTACCGCAAGTAACAATCCTTATTTCGATTTTAATACAATTAAATTATTTAATAGTCCGAAAGGCACACTTGCACGTGAGCAACGAAAATATATGACGGCATTTAATAAAGATACCGCGCAGTATATTTCCATTGAGTTGGATATGAATAATAAAATTACGCACGAAAAATATTTTCCTTTAGAATTAAATTTATATTTCTACAACGACACCCGACAATTAAAAGGCGCTTGTTACTGGTTTGAACACGTAAACGACAGTCGCAAAAATATTGTGATGGATGTTGGTTACGGAGCAGAAGGAACAGGATTTTGGTATCCGGATAAATATACCTGCGAAGTGGTATTTATGGATAATATTGTTGCAATTGTACCTTTTGAAGTTGGAACAGCAGATATTGAATTAACAGGTACTCCGGTTTGGCTTACCAATATTGGACAAGGAGATCAGGTGCATGCAGTAGTAGCAGAACAAACAGATGAAGCTACCTTTGAAAGTGCAAAAAAAGAATTGGATGAATTAATAGGTTTACAAACCGTTAAAACAGAAATTAATGAACTCACCACATATTTAAAATTTTTAAAAATTCGTCAGGAAAAAGGGTTCGAAGAAAAAAACAGAATTAATTTAAATATGGTATTTACCGGCAATCCGGGAACAGGTAAAACAACTGTTGCACGCATGCTGGGTAAAATTTACAAAGCACTGGGATTATTAAAACGCCCTGATGTAACAGAAGTTGGGCGGGTAGATTTAGTTGCAGAATATATTGGTCAAACCGCACCAAAAACCAAAGCTGCAATCGACAGAGCACGTGGTGGTATTTTATTTATAGATGAAGCTTATGCTTTGAGCGACCGTGGCGATGATGGAAAAGATTTTGGTAAAGAGGTAATTGAAGTTATCATAAAAGAGATGAGTGATGGTCCGGGAGATGTTGCATTTATATTTGCCGGTTATCCAAAAGAAATGCGCGATTTTTTAAATTCGAATCCGGGTTTAAGTTCACGTGTTGCTCAGGTAATTAATTTCCCGGATTACAATCCGGATGAACTAATGGATATTGCTGCTTACGATAGTAATAAGCGTGGTGTTAAAATTTCGGAAGAAGCAAAAAATCTGGTTTACATGAAAGTGGTGGAAGCCTATCGCAATCGTGATAATAAATTTGGTAATGCTCGTTATGTAAATTCAATTATTGAAGAAGCAAAACAAAATATGGCATTGCGTTTAATGAAATCAGAAAATCCGGAAAACTTAACCAACGAAGATTTAAGCACCATTAATTTAATTGATGTTGAAGAAATTTTCGGAATGGGCATTGCAAAAAAATCGGAGTTGCCTATTGATGAAGTTTTATTGCAGGATGCCATGAGTCAGTTAAAAGAATTAACCGGCATGGCAAATGTGAAAAATGAAATTGAGGAAACGGTGAAACTGGTTCGTTACTACAAAGAAATTGGCCGCGATGTAAAAAAATCGTTTTCGTTACATACTGTATTTACAGGTAATCCCGGAACAGGTAAAACTACGGTTGCGCGCATTTTGGTAAAAATATTTAAAGCACTTGGTATTTTAGAACGTGGTCATTTAATTGAAACCGACCGTGAAGGAATGGTTGCAGGATATGTAGGCCAAACTGCTATTAAAGCTGATAGTATGATAGAAGCTGCAATGGGTGGCGGTTTATTTATTGATGAAGCTTATGCGTTAAGTCAGGGCGGAGAAAATGATTTTGGACGAGAAGCAATTGAAACCTTATTAAAACGCATGGAGGATCATCGTGGTGAGTTTATTGTAATTGTTGCAGGATATACTGAAAACATGGCGCGTTTCCTTGAGTCGAATCCGGGGTTAAAATCGCGTTTTGATAAATTTATTCACTTTGAAGATTACCAACCTGAAGAATTATTTGAAATTACCGCCAACCTGTTGAATAAAGAATTTTTATTCTTGAACGAAGAGGCTGCGACACATCTAAAATCATACATCGGTGTATTAGTTGCAAACAGGAACAAATATTTTGGTAATGCGCGCACCATGCGAAAAATTGTGGCAGACATTGTGCATCATCAAAATTTGCGCATGGCAGGTATTCCCGCGGCACAACGTACACCTGAAATGATTAAAACGGTAACTATTGATGATGTGAAAGGATTTACGGTTGATGGTGAATTAAACACAACAGCCCGCGAAAGTATCGGCTTTAAATTAGGTGCCGGAAATAAAAATCCAAATTAA
- a CDS encoding anti-sigma factor, giving the protein MNINDYISSGILELYVSGDLSESERKEVEAQAALHPEIREELNAIEIAMEKYAMMHAVEPSKNVLHSILAEVENTQVKTASPKVVQMKPRSTGNILRSLAYAASILLFISVAVNVYYFNKYKTVSGELADIREDNTFMAGEFETLKANYQNLESDLNIIKNPAYVAITMKGQPISPSAASMVYWDKSTGQVYVYASKLPTPEAGKQYQLWALKDGKPVDAGVFDINGELQQMKRITEADAFAVTLEPVGGSATPTLELLYVVGGV; this is encoded by the coding sequence TTGAATATCAACGATTACATATCATCAGGAATACTTGAACTTTACGTTTCAGGCGACCTATCAGAATCCGAAAGGAAGGAGGTAGAAGCCCAGGCTGCATTGCATCCTGAAATACGTGAAGAACTCAATGCAATTGAAATTGCAATGGAGAAGTATGCCATGATGCACGCGGTTGAACCCTCTAAAAATGTGTTGCACTCAATTTTGGCAGAAGTTGAAAATACCCAGGTAAAAACAGCTTCCCCTAAAGTAGTTCAAATGAAGCCGAGATCAACCGGTAATATCCTGCGCAGTCTGGCTTACGCAGCCTCTATTTTATTGTTTATTTCCGTTGCCGTTAACGTTTATTATTTCAATAAATACAAAACCGTTAGTGGTGAACTTGCCGATATTCGTGAAGATAATACCTTCATGGCAGGTGAATTCGAAACCCTTAAGGCCAATTATCAAAACTTAGAGTCCGATTTAAATATTATCAAAAATCCCGCTTACGTAGCCATTACGATGAAAGGACAGCCTATTAGTCCTTCGGCTGCTTCAATGGTTTATTGGGATAAATCAACCGGACAGGTTTATGTTTATGCCAGCAAACTTCCTACTCCTGAGGCCGGTAAACAATACCAACTCTGGGCTTTAAAAGACGGAAAACCTGTTGATGCGGGTGTGTTTGATATCAATGGCGAATTACAGCAAATGAAACGAATTACAGAGGCTGATGCCTTTGCCGTTACACTTGAACCTGTAGGCGGAAGTGCAACACCTACTTTAGAACTACTCTACGTAGTTGGTGGCGTTTAA